The Pontibacter korlensis sequence CTTTACCTGGAATGTGAGCCTGAACCTTTCTTCGTATAAAAACGAAGTGAAGAAGCTACCAGAAGGCCAGGATGAAATCATCTCTGGAACTAAGAAGCTGATGGCAGGTCGTTCTATTTATGACTACTGGCTGCGTGACTGGTACGGTGTAGACCCTACTTCTGGTAATGGTGTTTTCATCGCCGATAACGTTGAAGCAGCAGACGTGTATGAGTTGGATGGTCAAAAAGTAACAACACTGGCTAACAATGCTAAATATCACTATGCTGGTTCAGCTATTCCTGATTTCGCTGGTGGTGTAACTAACACCTTCACTTACAAAAACCTGTCGCTTTCAGTATTGCTGACTTACCAGGTAGGTGGTAAAGTATACGACGCTAACTATGCATCTCTGATGAATGCTGGTACGCAGGGTGGTGCACTGCACAAGGATATCTTGAACCGTTGGCAGCAGGAAGGTGATGTAACAGATGTTCCTCGTATGGACTTGACAGCTGCTACACAGTATAATGCTGCGTCAGATCGTTGGTTGATCGATGCTTCTTACCTGAACATCAGATCAGTGAACCTGAACTACGTGCTGCCTTCAAACCTGACTTCTAAGGTATTCCTGAAAAACGCTAGTGTGTTTGCTTCAGGTGAGAACCTTGGCTTGTTCTCTAAGCGTGATGGCATGAACGTTAATCAGTCTTACACAGGTGTTACATCTAACTCATACTCACCTGCCCGTGTTTACACAGTTGGTTTGAACGTTACCCTTTAATTTTTGAAAATGAAAAAAGTATTATATAGTTCGCTTGCAGCATGTATGCTGGTTTTCTCCTCCTGCGAAAAGGATTACCTGGAGACACAACCAACTGACGCTGTTTCTGAACAATCTGTATTTACAACTACTGCAAATGCCTGGGCTGCGCTGAATGGTATTCACAGAGCGATGTTCATACAGTATGATAACCAAGACCAGGCAGGCCATGGCTCAGTATTGATCAACATGGAGATGCTGGGCGAAGATGTTGTGATGACTGCAGCTGGTAATGGCTGGTTTAACAGTACTTACAAATGGTTAACGCACCGCAATGCCAATGCGGGTACAGTTCGTTTTGCCTATAGATTCTACTATAAGCTTATCGCCAATGCTAACATGATCATCAACAACATTGACAAAGTTGATGGTCCTGATGCGGACAAGAAAGAGATTAAAGGGCAAGCCTTGGCTTATAGAGCTTGGGCCCACCACCAACTGGTACAGCTTTTTGCTGAGCGTTATGATGCCTCTAAGGGTACAAACAATCAGTTAGGTGTTCCTGTACTGACTACTAACACTACTGAAGGTCAGCCGCGTGCTTCTGTTGAAGCAGTATATACGCAAATCAACGCAGACCTTGATGAGGCGATTTCATTACTACCGCAAGGCCGTAATGCCAAGTCGCACTTCAATATTGATGTAGCTAAAGGCCTGAAAGCTCGCGTAGCTTTAACGATGGGAGATTGGGCAACTGCTGCTCAGTATGCGAATGAGGCAAGACAGGCTTATGCACTTATGAGCCAGGAGGATTACCTGGCTGGCTTCAGCAATGTAGAGAACAAAGAGTGGATGTGGGGCAGCGATCAGATTGCTGACCAGACGACATACTTCTATTCCTTCTTTGCTTATATGTCTGTTAACTTCAGCTCAACAAACATTCGCACTAATCCTAAAGCTATCAACAACAAGCTTTATGCTGAGATTGCTGATACAGACGTGCGTAAGCAGCTGTGGGATCCACAGCCAACCGCTGTGAAGGATGCTGAAGGTAAGACTACTGGCTACGATGTAAATGGATATACCATTCCTTCTACCTTCTCGCCTAAGCCTTACATGAACAGGAAGTTCCAGGCTGATGGCAACGCCAGCAGTATTGGTGACGTGCCTTACATGAGAGCAGCTGAAATGTATCTGATAGAAGCTGAGGCTCTGGCTCGTTTGGGTAGAGATGGTGATGCTGCTGCTGTACTGGCTGAGTTAGTACAGGCTCGTGACGAGGAGTATACAGTTGACGTTACAGGCCAAGACCTGATCAACGAAGTTCTGGTACAGCGTCGTATCGAGTTGTGGGGTGAAGGCTTCCGTTTCTTCGACCTGAAGCGTACCAACAGTGCACTTAACAGATTAGAAACTAACCACAACGCAACTCTAGTAGACAACCTATTTGAGGTGCCGGCAGGTGATAAGCGTTGGCAGTGGGTAATTCCGCAGGATGAGCTGAACGCCAACAGAAACCCTGGTATGGTGCAGAATCCACTGTAGTAAATAGATTTTAGTTGTATAATTAAGGCCCGCAGTCGTTTGACTGGCGGGCTTTTCTTTTTATACTTGCGCTGATACATTATTACTTATGCTTTTACCAAACCACAGTGGCTTTACCCTGGAGGCGGGCGTAGACGAAGTAGGCAGGGGCTGCTTGGCTGGCCCTGTAGTGGCTGCCGCTGTTATACTTCCGCCAGATTACCAGCACCCGCTCTTTAACGATTCTAAAAAGCTGACCAAGAAGCTACGGGAACAGTTACGTGAGGAGATTAAGCGAGACGCTGTCGCCTGGGCTATAGGAGAGGCCTCGCCAGAAGAGATTGATAAGATCAACATCCTGAAAGCCTCTTTCCTGGCTATGCATCGGGCTTTAGATAAACTGCAGCAACGGCCGGAATACTTGCTGGTGGACGGAAATAGATTTAACCCTTACCAGAAGTTGCCTTATAATTGCATTGTGAAGGGAGATGGAAAATATCTCTCTATAGCGGCAGCTTCTATTCTGGCTAAAACCTATCGGGATGACCTCATGTGCAGCTTAGCAGCAAAGTACCCTCACTATGGCTGGGACAAAAATGCTGGCTACCCCACAAAAGTACATCGTGCAGGCATTGCCATCCATGGAGCCACAGCGCATCATCGTAGGTCTTTTGCCTTACTACCAAAGCAACTGGAGCTGCTCTAACTTACTTAATGATTTAAGCTACATCATAAAGGCCGTGCCCGTACTTAACAGAAGTACGGGCACGGCCTTTATGATGTATAACTAGCTTATTTAAGCTTGATAAGGTCTAGGAATAGGCTAAAGCTATCAAGAGAGGAGTCACTGCGTTCGAAGCTGTCGAAAGAAAGAGGCTTAACAATATAGCCGGACACGTTAAGGCGCTGTGCAGCCATACGGTCAGACTCCTCGTTAGAGGTTGTCATGATGAAAACAGGAATATGACTGAACTCTGGATCGCGACGTAACTCAGCCAGAAACTCAAGTCCGTTCATCTTTGGCATGTTAATGTCCAGAAGTATAACACTTGGGGCAGGAGAGATCTTTTCAGCATCAATACCGCGCAGCATGTTTAATGCTTCTCTGCCGTTGCGTGCCTCATGAATTGGGTGGGTGATACCAATCTTCTTCAGCTCCCGCTCTACATTCATTGTATCCAGGTAATCATCCTCCACCAGCAGGATATTAACTACTTCTTTCTCACTCATTATACTTCAGTGCTTCTGATCGAATTAAACAAAGCTATAAAAAAATCTCATTTTCACCTGATACTTTTGGCCAGGTGAATGTGAATGTAGAGCCTTTCCCAAGCTCAGAGTTAACCCAAATGGTGCCTCCCTGCAGCTCTACAATCTTCTTTACAATGCTGAGGCCTACACCAGTGCTTTCCATGGCGTCACGCTCCTGCAGGGTCTGGAAAATAACAAAGATGCGTGCATGGTAGTCAGGGTCAATACCAGGTCCGTCATCTGAAACTGAGAATACATGAAACTCATCCGTTTCGTGGTAGCGAACGGTTACTAAGCCCCTGTCCTTATCATGATACTTAATCGCATTGCTGATAAGGTTGCTGAACACTTGTTGCAGCTGTATACGGACAGTGTGTAATGTGGGTAGGTCTTCCTGAACATCTACAACAAAACCTTTAGGCGGTGCTATAAGATCTACTACTTCTACCAAAAGCTCATTTACATCCACATTTTCTTCAGCTTGGCTGGTACGGCCAATGCGTGCCAAGGCAAGTATACCGTTAATCAGGTTCTCCATACGGTGTACCCGTACGCGCATCATGATCAGGTACTCCTGCACGTTTGGCGGCAGCTGTGTGCCCATGTCCTCCTCTACCCATCGCGAGGCAACCTCAATACCGCGTAATGGCGCCTTAAGGTCATGTGACACCACGTAGGCAAACTGGTCAAGCTCTTTGTTTTTGAGGTCCAGCTCAGTAAAGGTTTCATCAATAGTTGCTGACATACGGTTTAGGGAGTACGAAAGTCTACTCAGTTCATCGTTGCTTGTGTCTACTATCTGTGTTTTATAATCACCTTGGGATATTTGCTCCGCCAGCGTTACCATCTTCATAATTCGGTTAGAGATGAGGCGGGTAATATAATACGCCCAGCTCAGGCCAAGTATAACGGAGAGAATAGTAAGGATAGTGGAGAGCTGTCGGGTGTTATTTATACTTCTACTCAAGCGCTCCGTGCGTTCCTGCCGCACTTTATACTCATAGGCATTGAACTCTCGGAAGGCAGCACGAACAGAGTCGATGATAGCCTTTTCACCTAAAAGTAGAGGCTCTATCTGCGCATCAAACTGCTTTTCGGATATCTGAGTATCCTGATTGCGCTTCATTTGAATCAGTGGTTCTGCGAAACCCTTCTCAAAGCGCGTCTGCAGGGCAGCAATCTCATCTATCTTCTTTACCTGCTCCGGCGAATTGGTAACAAAATCTCGCATCTCTTGCATCAAGGCAGGCATTTGGTCGCGGGCCAACCAATAGGGCTGCAGAAAGGTCTCGTTGCCGTTTAGCAGGTATCCACGAAGGCCAGTTTCCATGTCAATGATGTTACGCTGCAGGGCTGCAGAGTTACGAACCACAATCTGAGAGCGCGATACCCACTGCGTGTTCTCCACCACGGCTTCTGACAGGCGGAAGTTCACAATGGCTACGGCAGTAAAGAGCACCAGAATCAGTACAAATCCGGCAAACAGTTTAACAGAAAGTTTCATGTATAGGGGCTGAGGCTAAACAATAGCCGGGGCTGTTGCAGCTGCCACGGCTGGCGATACTACAACTAGTTCTTTTGTGCGTTTTTCAGGTGCGAAAGTATGGGCATGTTGTAGTTTCGCAGAGCCACAGCTGTGGTGCGAACGGGTGCAATAGGGGTGAGCATGTCGAGATTCCTTTGGCTGTTATTTTGGTTTTCGCTCATACGGCAGCAAAATATATTTGTTACAGCATATTTGCCACTTGCCCGAAGAATGGCATGTAGGTGGCAGGGGATTAAATTTAGGATGAGCCCGAAAATTACTTAATTTTGCT is a genomic window containing:
- a CDS encoding sensor histidine kinase, with the protein product MKLSVKLFAGFVLILVLFTAVAIVNFRLSEAVVENTQWVSRSQIVVRNSAALQRNIIDMETGLRGYLLNGNETFLQPYWLARDQMPALMQEMRDFVTNSPEQVKKIDEIAALQTRFEKGFAEPLIQMKRNQDTQISEKQFDAQIEPLLLGEKAIIDSVRAAFREFNAYEYKVRQERTERLSRSINNTRQLSTILTILSVILGLSWAYYITRLISNRIMKMVTLAEQISQGDYKTQIVDTSNDELSRLSYSLNRMSATIDETFTELDLKNKELDQFAYVVSHDLKAPLRGIEVASRWVEEDMGTQLPPNVQEYLIMMRVRVHRMENLINGILALARIGRTSQAEENVDVNELLVEVVDLIAPPKGFVVDVQEDLPTLHTVRIQLQQVFSNLISNAIKYHDKDRGLVTVRYHETDEFHVFSVSDDGPGIDPDYHARIFVIFQTLQERDAMESTGVGLSIVKKIVELQGGTIWVNSELGKGSTFTFTWPKVSGENEIFL
- a CDS encoding RagB/SusD family nutrient uptake outer membrane protein, producing the protein MKKVLYSSLAACMLVFSSCEKDYLETQPTDAVSEQSVFTTTANAWAALNGIHRAMFIQYDNQDQAGHGSVLINMEMLGEDVVMTAAGNGWFNSTYKWLTHRNANAGTVRFAYRFYYKLIANANMIINNIDKVDGPDADKKEIKGQALAYRAWAHHQLVQLFAERYDASKGTNNQLGVPVLTTNTTEGQPRASVEAVYTQINADLDEAISLLPQGRNAKSHFNIDVAKGLKARVALTMGDWATAAQYANEARQAYALMSQEDYLAGFSNVENKEWMWGSDQIADQTTYFYSFFAYMSVNFSSTNIRTNPKAINNKLYAEIADTDVRKQLWDPQPTAVKDAEGKTTGYDVNGYTIPSTFSPKPYMNRKFQADGNASSIGDVPYMRAAEMYLIEAEALARLGRDGDAAAVLAELVQARDEEYTVDVTGQDLINEVLVQRRIELWGEGFRFFDLKRTNSALNRLETNHNATLVDNLFEVPAGDKRWQWVIPQDELNANRNPGMVQNPL
- a CDS encoding response regulator, translated to MSEKEVVNILLVEDDYLDTMNVERELKKIGITHPIHEARNGREALNMLRGIDAEKISPAPSVILLDINMPKMNGLEFLAELRRDPEFSHIPVFIMTTSNEESDRMAAQRLNVSGYIVKPLSFDSFERSDSSLDSFSLFLDLIKLK
- a CDS encoding ribonuclease HII translates to MLLPNHSGFTLEAGVDEVGRGCLAGPVVAAAVILPPDYQHPLFNDSKKLTKKLREQLREEIKRDAVAWAIGEASPEEIDKINILKASFLAMHRALDKLQQRPEYLLVDGNRFNPYQKLPYNCIVKGDGKYLSIAAASILAKTYRDDLMCSLAAKYPHYGWDKNAGYPTKVHRAGIAIHGATAHHRRSFALLPKQLELL